From a region of the Paenibacillus lutimineralis genome:
- a CDS encoding fibronectin type III domain-containing protein, which produces MNIFLFGEANILSRFRRCLVTCITVLSFLLFDLQAYGSTTYYNYDSSNRLIHKTVTSSSGEKTSWEYTNDQNGSLIRRIVVGNLDSLTNSDFELYSGNNGVADHWEIYGNGNGNAIYDISNSSYSGKQSQRISASGISSGSSIGLSQTIAIQGRRSYILGGYYRVIDLFGATAQLKIEFYNSSSVLVGSEFQEINEPNQGYEHITIRGNVPVNAVKAKVIIAIHSITSGSGRIEVDNTNFEYPQSVNLIAGGRYVTYGLRNDGKVWGWGTNSSDKYTRVPSELPGFENIKSLALGNQNRHVIAIKEDGTVLTYSHYNNGGEAGDGTTEMKYTPVVAVGLTDVISVTAGYDYTVALKKDGTVWAWGGNNYGQLGDGTTINRSIPVQVEGISNVVGVAAGDDHTVALKSDGTVWTWGFGDSGRLGDGSGKLHNTPVPTQVPGLNNIKAVTAGYSYTLVLDDNGKVWGFGRNGYGELGIGSTKSMHSPVQIPELEVIAIAAGGYHSLALKADGTVMAWGRNWSGEIGDGLGGKTNEQLTPTQVLNLTGVDSIAAGEEHSIALKADGTLWTWGDNTYGQIGTGDGKKSLFPIPVWTRGYESIPPTKPNNLIIVEQTANTVTLEWETSSDNSGIAGYDIYNYDSKLTRSRTNRVTLEKLETNKTYLITVKAVDLSGNVSEPSNSVVIQTGQDTEPPTVPTKLTKVSSTYDSVTLKWEASKDNVGVAEYELFKDGEQVAVTTQLTVTIYGLTEGGTYTFTVRAKDMAGNVSEHSLPLIVTLSSDHEPPTAPTNLAASIISVTSARLSWTKSTDNVGVVGYDIYLISDSDPDLIATSTTNSYTLNELQPNTTYTVMVRARDNAGNQSADSSNVSFTTKADTTKPSTPTNLTLVTMTNNSVTLKWDESTDNVGVVAYDIFEGTNLVATVALPSGGVINLLPSTPYRFTVVARDAAGNKSSPSVPLNVTIIPDNESPSAPTNLTYSETLTNSIKLVWDESTDNVGVVGYQIYRDSELVGTSSVNNFQDMGLVPGTSYRYEIIAIDSSGNLSLPSESLIVSTASSSEHDLLQDSETE; this is translated from the coding sequence TTGAATATATTTCTATTTGGGGAGGCGAATATTTTGTCTAGATTTAGAAGGTGTCTAGTTACTTGTATTACAGTACTTAGTTTTTTGTTGTTTGACTTACAAGCCTATGGTTCTACTACATACTATAATTATGATTCTTCAAATCGATTGATCCACAAAACGGTAACCTCTTCCTCTGGTGAAAAAACTTCATGGGAATATACAAATGATCAAAATGGAAGCTTGATTCGAAGGATAGTCGTGGGAAATTTAGATAGTCTAACAAATTCGGATTTTGAGCTGTACTCAGGGAATAATGGAGTTGCAGACCACTGGGAGATTTATGGGAATGGAAATGGAAATGCTATATATGACATCTCGAATTCATCTTATTCAGGAAAACAATCTCAAAGGATAAGTGCCAGTGGTATTTCCAGCGGATCTTCAATCGGACTTAGTCAAACAATAGCCATCCAAGGGAGACGATCATATATTTTAGGTGGCTATTATCGTGTAATAGATCTGTTTGGTGCGACCGCGCAATTAAAAATTGAATTTTATAATTCATCTAGTGTTCTAGTTGGTAGTGAATTTCAAGAGATTAACGAACCGAATCAGGGCTATGAACATATTACAATCCGAGGAAATGTTCCTGTTAATGCGGTTAAAGCAAAAGTAATAATAGCAATCCATAGTATCACTTCAGGATCTGGAAGAATTGAAGTAGATAACACGAACTTTGAATATCCACAGTCGGTTAATTTAATTGCGGGTGGGAGATATGTAACTTATGGACTAAGAAATGACGGTAAAGTATGGGGGTGGGGAACAAACAGTTCAGATAAATATACGAGGGTTCCATCTGAGTTACCAGGATTTGAAAATATAAAGTCGCTTGCTTTAGGGAATCAAAATAGACATGTTATTGCTATTAAGGAAGATGGAACCGTGTTGACCTATTCTCATTATAATAATGGAGGGGAAGCAGGTGATGGGACTACCGAAATGAAATATACACCTGTAGTGGCTGTAGGTCTTACAGATGTTATATCGGTCACTGCGGGATATGATTATACAGTAGCACTAAAAAAAGACGGGACAGTTTGGGCATGGGGGGGAAATAATTATGGACAATTAGGAGATGGAACTACTATTAATAGAAGCATTCCTGTTCAAGTTGAAGGTATTAGCAATGTTGTTGGAGTTGCTGCAGGTGATGATCATACTGTTGCTTTGAAAAGTGATGGTACAGTGTGGACTTGGGGATTTGGCGATAGTGGAAGACTAGGGGATGGAAGTGGAAAATTACATAATACACCAGTCCCAACTCAGGTTCCAGGTTTAAATAATATAAAAGCAGTAACCGCAGGTTATAGTTACACCTTAGTTTTGGATGATAATGGTAAAGTCTGGGGATTTGGAAGAAATGGTTATGGTGAACTAGGGATTGGCTCAACAAAATCAATGCATTCACCCGTTCAAATTCCTGAATTAGAGGTAATTGCTATCGCAGCCGGAGGTTATCATTCACTAGCATTAAAAGCCGATGGAACTGTAATGGCCTGGGGAAGAAACTGGAGTGGGGAAATTGGAGATGGGTTAGGAGGAAAAACTAATGAGCAATTAACTCCTACTCAAGTTCTTAATTTGACTGGAGTAGATTCCATTGCGGCTGGGGAAGAACATTCAATTGCACTAAAAGCCGATGGAACACTTTGGACATGGGGAGATAATACGTACGGACAAATTGGCACCGGTGACGGTAAAAAAAGCTTATTTCCGATTCCTGTCTGGACAAGAGGATACGAATCCATTCCTCCAACCAAGCCTAACAACCTGATTATTGTAGAACAGACTGCTAATACTGTGACATTAGAGTGGGAAACTTCGAGCGATAATTCGGGAATTGCTGGTTATGATATTTACAATTATGATTCAAAGCTGACTCGCTCAAGAACGAACAGAGTCACTTTAGAAAAACTAGAAACAAACAAGACTTACTTAATAACAGTTAAAGCGGTAGATTTATCTGGCAATGTATCAGAACCGAGTAATTCAGTAGTTATTCAAACAGGTCAAGACACTGAACCTCCAACTGTACCTACTAAATTGACTAAGGTCTCCTCCACCTATGATTCGGTTACTTTGAAGTGGGAAGCTTCGAAAGATAATGTTGGGGTCGCCGAATATGAGTTGTTCAAAGATGGAGAGCAAGTAGCAGTTACTACTCAACTAACCGTAACTATATATGGCTTGACTGAGGGTGGAACCTATACCTTTACAGTAAGGGCCAAAGATATGGCAGGTAATGTGTCCGAGCATAGTTTACCTTTGATTGTAACTCTATCATCCGATCATGAACCACCTACCGCTCCAACGAATCTGGCAGCTTCAATAATTAGTGTTACTAGTGCACGGCTATCATGGACGAAGTCAACCGATAATGTGGGAGTTGTAGGCTATGATATTTATCTTATCTCTGACTCGGATCCAGATCTAATTGCAACCAGTACAACAAACTCATATACGTTAAATGAACTTCAACCGAATACAACCTACACTGTTATGGTTAGAGCCAGGGATAATGCAGGAAATCAATCGGCAGATAGTTCAAATGTTAGTTTTACTACAAAGGCAGATACTACGAAGCCTAGCACACCTACTAATTTAACTTTGGTCACCATGACTAACAATTCAGTTACTTTGAAATGGGATGAATCAACAGACAATGTTGGTGTAGTTGCTTATGACATTTTTGAAGGAACGAATCTCGTTGCAACAGTTGCTCTGCCAAGTGGTGGAGTAATTAATCTCCTTCCTAGTACACCTTACCGATTTACTGTTGTTGCTAGAGATGCTGCGGGTAATAAATCGAGTCCAAGTGTTCCGCTTAATGTGACAATTATACCTGATAATGAAAGTCCTTCTGCTCCAACCAACCTAACTTATTCAGAAACACTGACTAATAGTATTAAATTAGTATGGGATGAATCAACAGATAATGTGGGGGTAGTGGGTTACCAGATATATCGTGACTCTGAACTGGTTGGAACCTCAAGCGTGAATAACTTTCAGGATATGGGACTAGTACCGGGCACCTCTTATAGGTATGAGATCATTGCAATAGATAGCTCAGGCAACCTGTCTTTACCGAGTGAATCCCTGATTGTATCCACTGCTAGTTCGTCAGAGCATGATTTATTACAGGACTCGGAAACCGAGTAA
- a CDS encoding TetR/AcrR family transcriptional regulator gives MNKKQLQSEQTKRRVADAARALFVNKGYKATSIEDISEATGSSKGNIYYHFKSKEGLFLYLLDEWEQEWEVKWQENVSHYKTVTDKLYGFAKHLVLDDLNHPLSKAAGEFFNHDEKPGDVEERIIEMVQGHLKFNQDLIQQGVDNGEFKAENIECLAIILESLVIGLSHMSRQLKLQNAIQLYQQAIKIYLYGIANPPH, from the coding sequence TTGAATAAGAAGCAATTGCAAAGTGAACAGACGAAGCGAAGAGTTGCCGATGCTGCACGAGCTTTGTTTGTCAATAAAGGCTATAAGGCGACTTCGATTGAGGACATTTCGGAGGCGACCGGAAGCAGCAAAGGGAATATTTATTATCATTTCAAGAGCAAAGAGGGTCTATTCCTCTATTTATTGGATGAGTGGGAGCAGGAATGGGAAGTGAAATGGCAAGAGAATGTGTCTCATTATAAGACGGTCACCGATAAGCTGTACGGCTTCGCCAAGCATTTGGTGCTTGATGATCTTAATCATCCCCTCTCCAAAGCAGCTGGCGAGTTCTTCAATCATGATGAGAAACCAGGTGATGTTGAGGAACGTATTATCGAGATGGTGCAGGGGCACCTTAAATTTAATCAGGATCTGATTCAGCAGGGCGTCGATAACGGAGAGTTCAAGGCGGAGAACATCGAATGTCTTGCCATCATTTTAGAGAGTCTCGTGATCGGTCTGAGTCATATGTCGCGTCAGTTGAAATTGCAAAATGCGATTCAATTGTATCAGCAAGCCATTAAAATATACTTATATGGTATCGCTAATCCCCCTCATTAA